In the genome of Drosophila subpulchrella strain 33 F10 #4 breed RU33 chromosome 2L, RU_Dsub_v1.1 Primary Assembly, whole genome shotgun sequence, one region contains:
- the LOC119546048 gene encoding uncharacterized protein LOC119546048 isoform X1, with protein MIKFVRQKNRENTLRATKNFMRKKRESNDSGTESDGELLDVENQRHLDVEMETSVAGQKPIAPEMMCHQQTSSSCAHLMYDQHSSEEELEVINGPSSQAGQHPGGTAATGSSCASRISNRGCTSSLDTEAPYEERATTSNSKRSSSTLMVENRKRSLAHSSDDELRNSLEPILTPVNFRTSPPLEAFKPNRSHMMFRSTTPLILSEARCGIENIKLCDNSVNEENGDNGGGGNGSKCAKIGVAGATGTGNGGNENEPSVIKACSSSLKMSNSSHHIYQPQPKYSFHYNSSRSSPASTTGLDMEVRSVSPPAKLFHCAISPRRRPSNNATTISPPSSASASASASASAASTTTTHNAANSAGNAANVTAVATQRLQRPHRPCLDFDKMQQVSL; from the exons CGTGAATCGAATGACTCTGGCACAGAATCTGATGGTGAACTCCTCGATGTGGAAAACCAACGTCACTTAGACGTGGAAATGGAAACTA GTGTTGCTGGCCAAAAACCAATCGCTCCTGAAATGATGTGTCACCAGCAGACGTCGTCATCCTGTGCCCATCTCATGTACGACCAGCACAGTTCCGAGGAGGAGTTGGAGGTGATCAACGGGCCGTCCTCGCAGGCGGGTCAGCATCCCGGCGGAACGGCGGCCACGGGCTCCTCGTGCGCCTCCCGGATCTCGAACCGCGGATGCACTTCCTCGCTGGACACGGAGGCGCCCTACGAGGAGCGGGCCACCACCTCCAACTCGAAGCGCTCCAGCTCCACGCTGATGGTGGAGAACCGCAAGCGATCGCTGGCCCACAGCTCCGACGACGAG TTGCGCAACTCGCTGGAGCCGATCTTGACGCCCGTGAATTTTCGCACATCGCCGCCATTGGAGGCATTCAAGCCAAATCGTAGCCATATGATGTTCCGCTCCACAACGCCACTGATATTATCGGAGGCCCGATGTGGCAtcgaaaatattaaattatgtgATAATAGTGTAAACGAGGAGAATGGCGACAACGGCGGTGGCGGCAATGGCAGCAAGTGTGCCAAGATTGGTGTGGCAGGCGCCACCGGAACCGGAAACGGTGGCAACGAGAACGAACCGAGTGTGATCAAGGCGTGCAGCAGCTCGCTGAAGATGAGCAACAGCAGCCATCACATCTACCAGCCGCAGCCAAAGTACAGTTTCCACTACAATAGCTCGCGGAGCAGTCCGGCCAGCACCACCGGACTGGACATGGAGGTGCGATCGGTCAGTCCGCCGGCGAAACTGTTCCACTGCGCCATATCGCCCAGGCGGCGACCCAGCAACAATGCCACAACAATATCACCACCatcatccgcatccgcatctgcatctgcatctgcatcagCCGCCTCAACAACAACGACACACAATGCTGCCAATTCCGCCGGAAATGCGGCCAACGTCACCGCCGTCGCCACCCAGAGACTGCAGCGACCGCACCGGCCGTGTTTAGATTTTGATAAGATGCAGCAGGTTAGTCTCTAA
- the LOC119546048 gene encoding uncharacterized protein LOC119546048 isoform X2, protein METSVAGQKPIAPEMMCHQQTSSSCAHLMYDQHSSEEELEVINGPSSQAGQHPGGTAATGSSCASRISNRGCTSSLDTEAPYEERATTSNSKRSSSTLMVENRKRSLAHSSDDELRNSLEPILTPVNFRTSPPLEAFKPNRSHMMFRSTTPLILSEARCGIENIKLCDNSVNEENGDNGGGGNGSKCAKIGVAGATGTGNGGNENEPSVIKACSSSLKMSNSSHHIYQPQPKYSFHYNSSRSSPASTTGLDMEVRSVSPPAKLFHCAISPRRRPSNNATTISPPSSASASASASASAASTTTTHNAANSAGNAANVTAVATQRLQRPHRPCLDFDKMQQVSL, encoded by the exons ATGGAAACTA GTGTTGCTGGCCAAAAACCAATCGCTCCTGAAATGATGTGTCACCAGCAGACGTCGTCATCCTGTGCCCATCTCATGTACGACCAGCACAGTTCCGAGGAGGAGTTGGAGGTGATCAACGGGCCGTCCTCGCAGGCGGGTCAGCATCCCGGCGGAACGGCGGCCACGGGCTCCTCGTGCGCCTCCCGGATCTCGAACCGCGGATGCACTTCCTCGCTGGACACGGAGGCGCCCTACGAGGAGCGGGCCACCACCTCCAACTCGAAGCGCTCCAGCTCCACGCTGATGGTGGAGAACCGCAAGCGATCGCTGGCCCACAGCTCCGACGACGAG TTGCGCAACTCGCTGGAGCCGATCTTGACGCCCGTGAATTTTCGCACATCGCCGCCATTGGAGGCATTCAAGCCAAATCGTAGCCATATGATGTTCCGCTCCACAACGCCACTGATATTATCGGAGGCCCGATGTGGCAtcgaaaatattaaattatgtgATAATAGTGTAAACGAGGAGAATGGCGACAACGGCGGTGGCGGCAATGGCAGCAAGTGTGCCAAGATTGGTGTGGCAGGCGCCACCGGAACCGGAAACGGTGGCAACGAGAACGAACCGAGTGTGATCAAGGCGTGCAGCAGCTCGCTGAAGATGAGCAACAGCAGCCATCACATCTACCAGCCGCAGCCAAAGTACAGTTTCCACTACAATAGCTCGCGGAGCAGTCCGGCCAGCACCACCGGACTGGACATGGAGGTGCGATCGGTCAGTCCGCCGGCGAAACTGTTCCACTGCGCCATATCGCCCAGGCGGCGACCCAGCAACAATGCCACAACAATATCACCACCatcatccgcatccgcatctgcatctgcatctgcatcagCCGCCTCAACAACAACGACACACAATGCTGCCAATTCCGCCGGAAATGCGGCCAACGTCACCGCCGTCGCCACCCAGAGACTGCAGCGACCGCACCGGCCGTGTTTAGATTTTGATAAGATGCAGCAGGTTAGTCTCTAA